From a single Lewinella sp. LCG006 genomic region:
- a CDS encoding DUF2461 domain-containing protein, translating into MSKKQIFTFLRDLTVNNSKEWMDANRKEYQKAKNTWLAEIALILKRLSVHEPSLEQVKPKETIMRINNNRRFQPDKPLYKDNFGCSIGMDMSKPGFYIHLSPSGSFVGGGIYRPEKEILQKIREAIDYDGARLRKLTSTAPFTDFYAGLDEDDQALKTAPRDFPKDHPEVELLRRKNFTAIRTLSEKEIIADDFPALIEKAYLSLQPLNNYLMQAVAFEE; encoded by the coding sequence ATGAGCAAAAAACAAATTTTCACCTTCCTTCGCGATCTCACTGTCAACAATTCCAAGGAGTGGATGGATGCCAACCGCAAGGAATACCAAAAGGCCAAGAATACCTGGTTGGCAGAGATTGCTTTGATCTTGAAGCGATTGTCCGTACATGAGCCTTCATTGGAGCAAGTGAAGCCCAAAGAGACCATCATGCGCATCAATAACAATCGGAGATTTCAGCCGGACAAGCCGCTGTACAAAGACAATTTTGGCTGCAGCATCGGCATGGATATGAGCAAGCCAGGCTTTTACATCCACCTCAGTCCCAGCGGCTCTTTTGTAGGGGGAGGTATCTATCGTCCGGAAAAGGAAATTTTACAAAAAATTCGAGAAGCTATCGATTATGATGGCGCTCGTTTGCGCAAACTTACCAGTACTGCCCCTTTTACGGATTTTTACGCGGGTCTCGACGAAGACGATCAGGCGCTCAAAACAGCACCTCGCGATTTTCCTAAAGATCACCCCGAGGTGGAACTGCTGCGACGCAAAAACTTTACGGCCATCAGAACTTTGTCTGAAAAAGAAATTATCGCGGATGATTTTCCTGCACTGATAGAGAAGGCTTACCTTTCTCTTCAGCCATTAAACAATTATCTTATGCAGGCAGTAGCGTTTGAGGAATAA
- a CDS encoding alpha/beta hydrolase, with amino-acid sequence MKLKTHLALLFLLLGIVLLTCKPSGSPRYLFFLHNRFLEDHALEDQHPQYGRTEYEEIKAAFSQAGLKVISEKRPPNTNAHTYALAVVQQIDSLLALGVPADHITVVGTSKGGYIAQYVSTLAANPQLRFVFVASFQDSDIEQIPEINYCGNILTIYERSDAFGVSAVRRKETSNLPIPRFEEIELNTGLGHGFLFKPLREWIVPTINWAKAEKGVSVG; translated from the coding sequence ATGAAGCTAAAAACACACCTCGCATTACTCTTCTTGCTACTGGGCATCGTCTTACTTACATGCAAGCCTTCAGGGTCACCACGTTATTTGTTCTTTCTTCACAATCGCTTCCTGGAAGACCATGCACTCGAAGACCAACACCCACAGTATGGTCGAACGGAATACGAGGAGATCAAAGCCGCGTTTTCCCAGGCAGGATTAAAGGTCATTAGCGAAAAACGGCCACCCAATACCAATGCGCACACCTATGCTTTAGCTGTGGTGCAACAAATCGACAGCCTCTTAGCGCTTGGCGTTCCTGCCGATCATATTACAGTAGTGGGTACCTCCAAAGGTGGGTACATCGCACAGTATGTTTCTACGCTGGCTGCTAACCCACAATTAAGGTTTGTTTTCGTAGCTTCGTTTCAAGACAGCGATATTGAACAAATCCCTGAAATCAATTATTGTGGTAATATCCTGACCATCTATGAGCGCAGTGACGCTTTTGGCGTATCTGCCGTTCGCCGTAAGGAAACCTCAAACCTGCCAATTCCCCGATTCGAAGAAATCGAACTCAACACAGGACTTGGACACGGTTTTTTATTCAAGCCCCTGAGAGAATGGATAGTCCCTACTATAAACTGGGCAAAGGCGGAAAAAGGTGTAAGCGTTGGGTAG